One stretch of Fictibacillus sp. b24 DNA includes these proteins:
- the aroA gene encoding 3-phosphoshikimate 1-carboxyvinyltransferase — protein sequence MEKHLTSISGLKGTIKVPGDKSISHRAVMFGSIADGNTTINGFLTGEDCLSTISCFKKLGVNIQQDGEKVTVEGKGLTGLKPPSEDLYVGNSGTTIRLMLGILANTPFSSTLTGDDSIAKRPMNRVTQPLKQMGAIIEGNDSGNKVPLQIKGGKTKGIHYTSPIASAQVKSAVILAGLEGEGTTSVKEPVKSRDHTERMLEAFGVEVENKGLTVSVEGGQKLSGTHIEVPGDISSAAFFLVAGAIVPNSEITLKRVGLNPTRTGILEVLKAMGANVTYENINEEASEPYGDLIIKTSSLKGTIIEGNLIPRLIDEIPIIALAATQAEGQTIIRDAHELKVKETDRIETVVNELKKMGADIEATEDGMIINGKTALHGASVQSYGDHRIGMMLSIASCISEGETKLTNSEAIAVSYPSFFEQLKSLAN from the coding sequence ATGGAAAAGCACTTAACATCTATTTCGGGATTAAAAGGAACAATTAAAGTGCCAGGTGACAAATCAATCTCTCATCGAGCTGTTATGTTTGGATCTATCGCGGATGGTAATACGACCATCAATGGTTTCCTGACAGGAGAAGATTGTTTAAGCACCATATCTTGTTTTAAAAAACTAGGCGTAAACATACAGCAAGATGGTGAAAAAGTAACAGTAGAGGGAAAAGGACTCACTGGTTTAAAGCCTCCTTCAGAAGATCTTTATGTAGGTAACTCTGGTACAACCATTCGTCTTATGCTCGGCATACTAGCTAACACACCATTTTCATCTACTCTAACAGGTGATGATTCTATTGCGAAAAGACCAATGAACCGGGTTACCCAGCCATTAAAGCAAATGGGAGCCATAATAGAGGGCAATGATTCAGGAAACAAAGTACCTCTTCAAATAAAGGGCGGAAAAACAAAAGGAATACACTACACTTCACCGATAGCAAGTGCACAAGTAAAGTCCGCTGTCATTCTAGCTGGTCTTGAAGGAGAAGGCACAACTTCTGTTAAAGAACCCGTTAAATCACGTGATCATACAGAACGAATGCTCGAGGCGTTTGGGGTTGAAGTGGAAAACAAAGGCTTAACGGTTTCCGTTGAAGGAGGACAGAAATTATCAGGCACCCACATAGAAGTGCCAGGTGATATATCTTCAGCCGCCTTTTTCTTAGTAGCTGGAGCCATCGTTCCTAACAGCGAAATCACCTTAAAAAGAGTTGGATTGAATCCAACGCGCACAGGAATATTAGAGGTTTTAAAAGCGATGGGCGCGAATGTAACGTATGAAAACATAAATGAAGAGGCATCAGAACCTTATGGAGACTTGATTATTAAAACGTCTTCTTTAAAGGGTACCATCATTGAAGGAAATCTCATTCCTCGTTTAATCGATGAGATTCCAATTATTGCGCTAGCTGCTACGCAAGCAGAAGGTCAAACCATTATACGAGATGCTCATGAGCTGAAAGTAAAAGAAACAGACCGTATCGAGACCGTGGTCAATGAGCTAAAAAAAATGGGCGCTGATATCGAAGCAACAGAAGACGGTATGATCATTAACGGAAAAACAGCTTTACATGGGGCTTCAGTACAAAGTTATGGTGATCATCGAATCGGGATGATGTTAAGTATAGCTTCTTGTATCTCTGAAGGTGAAACCAAATTAACGAATAGTGAAGCCATCGCCGTTTCATATCCTTCATTTTTTGAGCAGTTGAAGAGTCTTGCAAACTGA
- a CDS encoding ABC transporter ATP-binding protein — protein MSQTAMKQKNRDGRRVLAFLKPHKNWVFADAFVIAISQVFSALIPTLALGWLVDTILPGESNKLLWGLMWLLIFAAVMDLILMVIDEYFCHQVAKTVTNWQKLRLFKHLQILPFSFYQNNQSGEMMARVSDDPDTLHNFLAWEGSTFMASVQGVILYSIVLLWIHPFLMITSVVLGVIFYLTSNAVGQRTRQASANARKEASRYLERLRESVTGIHLSRVLGVSDGEVSSVAEIRKSFIKESRYELKARMQSIVVIGSYNGLALAVVYGLSAYLIWNNKLTTGEMLTAAGLVAIAANEMQRMLRNWLSVRRTGPALDRSELLLSQKTSSAETEKGMILPEIEGSIELRDVAFGYPEKDEKVLKGLSFSVQPGEAIALVGPSGSGKSTIVDLLLRLYEPEKGAIFIDGKDLSSIDAGWLRSQIAIVSQDVQLRNGSLADNLRIAKPEASDEELLKALEDSGLGEFVQSLPDGLNTLVGERGSLLSGGQKQRLSLARALVKDAAILVLDEASSALDPITEVQVNEAINKRKSKQTVFIISHRLSTVLAANRIIVIENGKMIEQGKHEELLQSENGVYSRLFKREADIGTQAFSS, from the coding sequence ATGAGCCAAACTGCTATGAAACAAAAGAATCGTGATGGCAGACGCGTTCTTGCCTTTTTAAAACCGCATAAGAACTGGGTTTTCGCTGATGCTTTCGTCATTGCGATCTCCCAGGTATTCTCTGCTCTCATTCCAACCCTTGCGTTAGGATGGCTAGTGGATACAATACTACCTGGTGAATCGAATAAACTTCTATGGGGATTAATGTGGCTTCTTATCTTTGCAGCGGTAATGGATCTAATTTTAATGGTAATCGATGAATATTTTTGTCACCAAGTGGCCAAAACCGTAACAAACTGGCAAAAGTTAAGGCTATTTAAACATTTGCAAATTTTACCTTTCTCTTTTTATCAAAACAACCAGTCTGGTGAAATGATGGCACGTGTTTCTGATGATCCTGATACGCTTCATAACTTCCTTGCTTGGGAAGGTTCAACTTTTATGGCATCCGTTCAAGGAGTAATACTTTATAGCATTGTTTTACTTTGGATTCATCCCTTTTTGATGATAACGAGTGTCGTGTTAGGGGTCATCTTTTACTTAACGTCTAATGCTGTTGGACAAAGAACGCGTCAAGCATCAGCAAATGCCAGAAAAGAAGCGTCACGTTATCTCGAAAGACTTCGCGAATCCGTAACAGGCATACACCTTTCAAGAGTCTTAGGAGTTTCTGACGGCGAAGTATCCAGTGTTGCTGAAATTCGTAAATCTTTTATTAAAGAATCTCGATATGAATTAAAAGCAAGAATGCAATCCATAGTGGTTATTGGAAGCTACAATGGACTTGCACTAGCTGTCGTTTATGGACTTAGCGCTTATCTTATTTGGAACAATAAACTGACAACAGGAGAAATGCTGACTGCAGCGGGGCTTGTAGCTATTGCAGCAAACGAAATGCAAAGAATGTTAAGAAACTGGCTTTCTGTTAGAAGAACAGGACCTGCTTTGGATCGCTCTGAGCTTTTATTGAGCCAAAAAACATCAAGTGCTGAAACAGAAAAAGGAATGATTTTACCAGAAATAGAAGGTTCTATCGAATTAAGAGACGTGGCATTTGGTTATCCGGAAAAAGATGAAAAAGTTCTGAAAGGCTTATCATTTTCGGTTCAGCCAGGAGAAGCTATAGCACTTGTAGGACCGAGTGGATCAGGTAAGTCAACTATCGTTGATTTGCTGCTTCGACTCTATGAACCTGAAAAAGGAGCAATCTTCATAGACGGAAAAGATCTGTCTTCCATTGATGCAGGATGGCTGCGATCACAAATCGCAATCGTTTCACAAGACGTGCAGCTTCGCAACGGATCGCTTGCTGATAACTTGCGAATTGCTAAACCAGAAGCATCTGATGAGGAATTACTTAAAGCGCTTGAAGACAGCGGACTCGGTGAATTCGTTCAGTCACTTCCTGATGGTCTTAATACTCTTGTTGGAGAAAGAGGCAGTTTATTATCTGGCGGTCAAAAGCAAAGACTATCTTTAGCAAGGGCACTAGTAAAAGACGCTGCGATCCTTGTTCTTGATGAAGCAAGTTCTGCTCTAGACCCCATCACTGAAGTTCAAGTGAATGAAGCCATCAATAAAAGAAAATCGAAACAGACGGTATTTATTATCTCTCACAGACTATCCACCGTTTTAGCTGCGAATCGAATCATCGTGATCGAAAATGGGAAAATGATTGAGCAAGGTAAACACGAAGAATTGCTGCAGTCTGAAAATGGTGTATACAGCCGGCTGTTTAAGCGCGAAGCAGATATTGGAACACAAGCGTTCAGCAGTTAA
- the aroB gene encoding 3-dehydroquinate synthase — MNTIQITTPSKNYPVFIGENAIWKLKSVLENLNPAPKNLLIITDENVGKLYLDEVQHVIGESFSCETIQIQAGDDQKSFENYIACQSFALSKGLDRTSIVLALGGGMIGDLAGFVAGTYMRGIRFIQLPTTILAHDSAVGGKTGINHPEGKNMIGVFHQPEAVIYSTEFLATLPQHEKRSGFAEVIKHALIADESLYKSLCKNVQTIDDLNGDSLLQALIRGIEIKNGIVSQDEKEKGIRAFLNFGHTLGHAIEGELQYKGITHGEAVAHGMAFALSLNENTVQIGNELKKWLKSLGYPSLPKTLSVPLLIERMKKDKKAEKGNIQMVLLKELEKPYLSSYQAEELEIKLSAFLEGN, encoded by the coding sequence ATGAACACCATACAAATTACAACACCTTCAAAAAACTATCCAGTTTTTATTGGTGAGAACGCCATTTGGAAGCTTAAGAGTGTGTTAGAAAACTTAAACCCCGCTCCTAAGAATCTTTTAATCATAACAGATGAGAATGTAGGAAAACTTTATTTAGATGAAGTACAACATGTTATTGGTGAATCTTTTTCTTGCGAGACAATTCAAATTCAAGCAGGAGATGACCAAAAATCATTTGAAAACTACATTGCTTGTCAAAGCTTTGCCCTGAGTAAAGGATTGGATCGTACATCAATTGTACTTGCACTTGGAGGGGGAATGATTGGTGATCTAGCTGGTTTTGTAGCTGGCACCTATATGAGAGGGATTCGTTTTATCCAGCTGCCAACTACAATTCTTGCCCATGATAGTGCTGTTGGTGGAAAGACTGGCATTAATCATCCAGAAGGAAAAAACATGATTGGAGTATTTCATCAGCCAGAAGCTGTAATCTATTCAACTGAGTTCCTAGCAACTTTACCTCAGCATGAAAAAAGATCTGGTTTTGCAGAGGTGATCAAACATGCATTAATTGCTGATGAAAGTTTGTATAAATCATTGTGTAAAAACGTTCAAACAATAGACGATTTAAACGGTGACTCTCTACTGCAAGCACTCATTAGAGGAATAGAGATTAAAAACGGAATTGTTTCACAAGATGAAAAAGAAAAAGGAATAAGAGCATTTTTGAACTTTGGTCATACACTTGGGCATGCCATAGAAGGTGAACTTCAATACAAAGGGATCACACATGGTGAGGCTGTTGCACATGGAATGGCTTTTGCACTTTCACTTAATGAAAATACTGTACAGATCGGAAATGAATTAAAGAAATGGCTGAAATCTTTAGGCTACCCATCATTACCAAAAACTTTATCCGTACCTTTACTAATCGAACGAATGAAGAAGGATAAAAAGGCTGAAAAAGGAAACATCCAAATGGTGCTGCTTAAAGAATTAGAAAAACCATATCTGTCCTCTTACCAAGCGGAAGAGTTAGAAATAAAACTAAGCGCTTTTTTGGAAGGGAATTAA
- a CDS encoding ABC transporter ATP-binding protein, with the protein MKLLRETLKHFKPYWRGLTLAFICSLIGGAFTVIPPILAGKLVDEILPNEMTDMIGWLVAGVLFSFLFKVVFESLQEFIQIQIGLDVITDMQMRAFGRLHKTPMSFFTNTPRGDMLYRLTHDVEAVQNLNNTVVPRFVQQVVSAVAAFIAVFALYWPVAIVMFCVFAIYLYPSFKLGTTMRKMSAVQRDMRADIYHHLQESIESTRLVRTFQTQEREIHTQDKKLTDWKNYSIRAALIGKVNWRLGNLFNIATPGVIMLVGGIAVWNNTITVGTLVACLGFIPTMFFPIRSLAENALIIQQAIPALQRIYEYFDLPVEHEDHLPKMQPIRGDIDVNNVWFRYPGNEEYVLKGVSLNMKAGQHIGIVGTSGGGKSTLIQLLLGLYEPEAGSIQVDQQNLFNFNRNSFRQQVGVVSQETFLLNNTLRMNLLYGRKNATQKDLDAACEASGLTEFIKELPEGYETIVGERGLKLSGGQRQRVALARAILRHPALLIFDEATSSLDGETEERVQAALEDLIPGRTTITIAHRLITVRDADQIILLDKGVVAEVGTHDELLAQRGQYYELYMAQYSELEKERAI; encoded by the coding sequence ATGAAGCTTTTAAGAGAGACACTAAAGCACTTTAAGCCTTATTGGAGGGGGCTAACTCTAGCTTTTATCTGTTCTTTAATCGGTGGAGCTTTTACCGTTATACCACCTATTTTAGCAGGTAAGCTTGTGGATGAAATACTTCCGAATGAAATGACCGATATGATCGGATGGTTAGTCGCAGGAGTTTTATTTTCGTTTTTATTTAAAGTCGTTTTTGAATCACTTCAGGAATTTATCCAAATTCAAATTGGTTTGGATGTCATTACGGATATGCAGATGCGAGCATTTGGACGTTTGCATAAAACACCGATGTCATTTTTCACGAACACGCCTCGCGGAGATATGCTCTATCGTCTTACTCATGATGTTGAGGCCGTGCAGAATTTAAACAACACGGTAGTACCTCGTTTCGTTCAGCAAGTAGTTAGTGCTGTTGCTGCGTTCATTGCTGTTTTTGCGCTTTATTGGCCAGTAGCGATCGTGATGTTCTGTGTGTTCGCAATCTATCTGTATCCATCATTTAAACTTGGAACAACTATGAGAAAAATGAGTGCTGTTCAGCGTGATATGCGTGCAGACATCTATCATCACCTTCAAGAAAGCATCGAATCAACGAGACTAGTTCGCACATTTCAAACACAAGAACGGGAAATACATACACAGGATAAAAAGCTCACAGATTGGAAGAATTACTCTATTCGTGCAGCTTTAATAGGAAAAGTGAACTGGCGTCTTGGCAACTTATTCAATATTGCAACACCAGGTGTCATCATGCTGGTCGGGGGGATTGCGGTTTGGAACAACACCATCACAGTCGGTACTCTTGTGGCTTGTCTTGGCTTTATCCCGACGATGTTTTTTCCAATTCGTTCTTTAGCTGAAAATGCACTTATCATTCAGCAAGCCATTCCAGCTCTGCAAAGAATCTATGAATATTTCGATCTGCCGGTAGAACATGAGGATCATCTTCCTAAGATGCAGCCAATACGAGGAGATATCGATGTTAATAATGTTTGGTTCCGTTATCCAGGCAATGAAGAATATGTCCTAAAAGGTGTGTCTTTGAATATGAAGGCTGGTCAGCATATTGGAATCGTTGGAACTAGCGGTGGCGGAAAATCAACGCTTATTCAATTGCTTCTCGGTCTGTATGAACCAGAAGCAGGTTCCATCCAGGTGGATCAGCAAAACTTGTTTAATTTTAACCGCAACTCTTTCCGGCAGCAGGTAGGAGTCGTATCACAAGAAACCTTCCTATTAAATAACACTTTGAGAATGAACTTATTGTATGGAAGAAAAAATGCAACACAGAAAGACTTAGATGCTGCGTGCGAAGCATCAGGACTTACTGAATTTATAAAAGAATTGCCAGAGGGTTATGAAACGATTGTCGGAGAACGCGGTCTAAAATTATCAGGTGGACAAAGACAGCGTGTTGCACTGGCAAGAGCTATTCTTCGCCATCCTGCACTATTAATCTTTGATGAGGCAACATCATCACTGGATGGAGAAACAGAAGAACGTGTTCAAGCTGCATTAGAAGATCTGATTCCTGGCAGAACAACAATAACCATTGCTCACAGACTAATAACGGTGAGAGATGCTGATCAGATCATCCTTCTAGATAAAGGAGTAGTCGCTGAAGTAGGTACTCATGATGAACTTCTTGCCCAAAGAGGTCAATATTACGAACTTTATATGGCGCAATACAGTGAATTAGAAAAGGAGAGAGCGATATGA
- the cbpA gene encoding cyclic di-AMP binding protein CbpA: MKVKSNYLTKSKVTYVTENMSISEARYTIIQSGYRCIPVLDEKEEKFVGLLFKETTSDYIIDNIGSVKDHVSRIVEEKDAFIHENTAYFKVLFSIRRLPFMAVVDDNHNFLGIITHSKVMDILEDSYGIKKGGYSLTVSTTEGKGSLRKLFTAIHEEYNIEGVFTQDAGKQFLRRVVITFNESVSRKEIDELVHRVEANGFKVADIEDLRTFTSVQ; the protein is encoded by the coding sequence ATGAAAGTAAAATCCAACTATCTAACAAAATCTAAAGTAACGTATGTAACAGAAAACATGTCGATCAGCGAGGCTCGATATACGATTATTCAATCCGGGTATCGCTGTATTCCTGTGTTGGATGAAAAAGAAGAAAAGTTTGTAGGCTTACTCTTTAAAGAAACGACATCTGATTATATTATTGATAATATTGGTTCAGTTAAAGATCATGTTAGTAGAATTGTAGAAGAAAAAGATGCTTTTATACACGAAAATACAGCATACTTTAAAGTACTGTTTTCAATTCGACGCCTGCCGTTCATGGCAGTAGTTGATGATAACCATAATTTTTTAGGAATTATCACCCATTCTAAAGTAATGGACATTTTAGAGGACTCTTATGGAATTAAAAAAGGCGGATACTCCTTAACCGTATCTACAACAGAAGGAAAAGGATCACTAAGAAAGCTGTTCACAGCCATTCATGAAGAGTACAACATTGAAGGTGTATTCACGCAAGATGCGGGTAAACAATTCCTGCGCCGCGTAGTTATTACATTTAATGAAAGTGTTTCTCGCAAAGAGATCGATGAACTTGTTCACCGAGTGGAGGCAAATGGATTTAAAGTCGCAGATATAGAAGATTTAAGAACTTTCACAAGCGTACAATAA
- a CDS encoding FAD-dependent oxidoreductase: protein MPQFPEPIWRQNVNLPTYSSLSGDHESEVVVVGGGISGITTALLLAKEGKQVTLIEAGKIINGTTGHTTAKITSQHDIIYDRLISHLGLERASQYYRSNEFAGQLIHDLVKEHNIHCNYEPHDAYLFANTDQGVKKLNSEAEAYERLDIDGELVDQLPFNIPHKKALVMRNQAHFHPIKYLTGLLKEMESLGVTIFENTTAEDITEDKEDKKAVVLTSEGHKVKGDYVVCCTHFPFFDGLGFYFTRMMADRSYVLAVKTKDEFPQGMYMGVDETSFSYRSILQDGEKIVLLSGESHQTGQGIPTHQHYEALLKEAKKSLNLDRVLYRWSAQDLITLDKVPFIGKLTHKHDRIFVATGYKKWGMTTGTLAALIIRDSILGKENEFADLYKPQRFQADPSDIKQFVKENADVAKHFVSGKLDKPAKHPRSLKKDEGCAVTLDGERCGAYRDKNGELHIVDTTCTHLGCETEWNSGDRTWDCPCHGSRFSYEGAVVEGPAKKPLKRIELP, encoded by the coding sequence ATGCCCCAGTTCCCAGAACCGATTTGGAGACAAAACGTAAACCTGCCGACATACTCCTCATTAAGCGGAGATCATGAGTCAGAAGTTGTTGTTGTTGGTGGTGGAATAAGTGGAATCACAACTGCATTACTACTTGCAAAAGAAGGGAAGCAAGTAACCTTAATAGAAGCAGGAAAAATTATAAACGGTACAACTGGCCATACAACAGCGAAAATTACTTCTCAGCATGATATCATTTATGATCGTTTGATTTCGCATTTAGGATTAGAACGAGCTTCTCAATATTATCGTTCTAACGAATTCGCAGGACAATTGATTCATGACCTTGTTAAAGAACATAACATTCATTGCAATTATGAACCACATGACGCCTATCTTTTTGCTAACACAGATCAAGGTGTCAAAAAGCTGAATAGTGAAGCTGAGGCTTATGAAAGATTAGACATTGATGGAGAACTGGTGGACCAGCTCCCATTTAATATTCCTCATAAAAAAGCACTCGTTATGAGGAATCAAGCACACTTTCATCCGATCAAATATTTGACCGGACTTTTAAAAGAGATGGAATCACTCGGTGTCACTATTTTTGAAAACACGACAGCTGAGGATATTACAGAAGATAAAGAAGACAAAAAAGCAGTGGTTCTGACAAGCGAGGGACATAAGGTAAAAGGAGATTATGTAGTATGCTGCACACATTTTCCGTTCTTCGATGGTTTAGGATTTTATTTTACAAGAATGATGGCGGATCGTTCATACGTATTAGCTGTAAAAACGAAAGATGAATTCCCACAAGGGATGTATATGGGTGTTGACGAAACTTCATTTTCTTATCGATCTATACTGCAAGATGGCGAAAAGATCGTGCTTCTGAGTGGAGAAAGTCATCAAACAGGACAGGGCATTCCAACTCATCAGCATTATGAAGCATTGTTAAAGGAAGCTAAAAAATCACTGAATCTGGATAGAGTGTTGTACCGGTGGTCTGCACAAGATTTGATCACACTTGACAAAGTTCCGTTTATTGGAAAACTGACTCACAAACATGACCGTATTTTTGTTGCTACAGGATATAAGAAATGGGGAATGACAACTGGAACACTCGCCGCACTAATCATAAGAGATTCCATCCTAGGCAAGGAAAATGAGTTTGCTGACCTGTATAAGCCGCAGCGGTTCCAGGCTGATCCGTCTGATATTAAACAGTTTGTCAAAGAAAACGCAGATGTTGCAAAACATTTTGTATCAGGGAAATTAGACAAACCGGCTAAACATCCAAGAAGCCTTAAGAAAGATGAAGGATGCGCGGTAACTCTTGATGGTGAAAGATGCGGTGCGTATCGTGATAAAAATGGGGAACTTCATATTGTGGATACGACCTGTACGCATCTAGGCTGTGAAACCGAGTGGAATAGCGGTGACAGAACATGGGATTGTCCATGTCATGGATCTCGTTTTTCATATGAAGGAGCCGTTGTTGAAGGACCCGCCAAAAAGCCGCTAAAACGGATTGAATTACCATAA
- a CDS encoding prephenate dehydrogenase, giving the protein MRNVLLIGVGLIGGSIALSIKNEHDATIYGYDVYTESSETAKRLGVIDVAVHAVEDAAAIADLIIIATPVEETLKVMKRLTSITPVIKALVMDVGSTKNSIMTKAEELANKGLRFIGGHPMAGSHKTGVESAKAHLLENAFYFLTPNSITSDVDIDEVKNWLKGTRAKFLVSEPDEHDLLTGIVSHFPHLIASSLVRIAQNHAVDKPLIQQLAAGGFRDITRIASSSPKMWSDIVSQNKSHLLKLLHEWKEEMDEVIRFVENGDQTELFNYFDGAKSFRDSLPVRSKGAIHPFSDLYVDILDRIGALSHITALLAESNISIINLSILEVREGLNGVLRLSFQNDTDRDQAQEILKHEDYLTHITL; this is encoded by the coding sequence ATGAGAAACGTCTTACTTATAGGAGTTGGATTGATTGGCGGTTCAATCGCTCTATCTATAAAAAATGAACATGATGCAACGATCTACGGGTATGACGTTTATACCGAGAGCAGTGAAACGGCTAAAAGACTAGGAGTAATAGACGTGGCTGTACATGCCGTTGAAGATGCAGCTGCCATCGCCGATCTTATCATTATCGCAACGCCGGTAGAAGAAACATTAAAAGTGATGAAGCGATTAACTTCAATCACCCCTGTCATTAAAGCTCTTGTGATGGACGTAGGCAGTACGAAGAACTCAATCATGACCAAGGCGGAAGAACTTGCGAATAAAGGACTTCGTTTTATTGGCGGACACCCAATGGCTGGATCTCACAAAACAGGGGTAGAGAGTGCAAAGGCGCACTTGTTGGAAAATGCTTTTTACTTTCTGACACCAAACTCTATCACATCAGATGTGGATATTGATGAAGTAAAAAATTGGCTAAAAGGAACGCGCGCTAAATTTTTAGTATCTGAACCTGACGAACATGATTTATTGACTGGGATTGTAAGTCATTTTCCACATCTTATCGCTTCAAGCCTCGTAAGAATCGCTCAAAATCATGCCGTTGATAAGCCTTTAATTCAACAGCTTGCAGCAGGCGGTTTTCGCGATATTACCCGTATTGCATCAAGCTCTCCAAAAATGTGGAGTGATATTGTAAGTCAGAATAAATCCCATCTTCTTAAACTATTGCACGAGTGGAAAGAAGAAATGGATGAAGTGATTCGTTTTGTAGAAAATGGAGATCAAACTGAACTATTTAATTATTTTGATGGTGCAAAATCGTTTCGTGATTCACTGCCTGTTCGTTCAAAAGGAGCGATTCATCCGTTTTCAGATCTATATGTCGATATCTTAGATCGTATCGGAGCATTATCACATATTACAGCTCTTTTAGCAGAGTCGAATATCAGTATAATTAACTTAAGCATTCTTGAAGTAAGAGAGGGACTAAATGGGGTTCTTCGTTTAAGTTTTCAAAATGATACTGACCGCGATCAAGCGCAAGAAATTTTAAAACATGAAGATTATTTAACTCATATTACGTTATAG
- the abc-f gene encoding ribosomal protection-like ABC-F family protein, translated as MIVCTVQHVKKMYGGNEILKNISFEIHEQDRVGVVGQNGSGKTTLFKLVSSLDHPDSGSIFIKKNVEIGYLAQLPAHDENMTVIDVISSTFQEIKEIENQIQKVNISLSDPKQSHHLEKNLNKLYLLQEKFEDLGGYSIESKTNGVLTGLGLAHLSNNPFYQLSGGEQTKVGLACLLLKEPELLLLDEPTNHLDIETMNWLENYLQKYKGAVIIISHDRYFLDKVTGKTIDIEDGECTVYYHSYSGFVKEKENNLLLEFEKYQEQQKKVKKIKESIKQLREWGARSGNEKFFRRARSMEKALVRIQNMKRPKLERKKAAFEFSLNKRSGQDVALIEQGNKSVDGRTILNNIDLQIRFGEKVALVGRNGSGKTTLIHALQSNDFCSGSVKLGSSVSIGYLSQKGLTADPNQTVLDIFRDRVAMEEGEARHHLAKFLFYGASVYKKACDLSGGERTRLRLAQLVYEGFNFLILDEPTNHLDIDSREALEAALEEFEGTILSVSHDRYFMNKLFERTLWLEQGILDTYNGSFDYALEKRMEN; from the coding sequence ATGATAGTATGCACTGTTCAACATGTGAAAAAAATGTATGGCGGAAACGAGATACTAAAAAATATATCTTTTGAGATACACGAACAAGACCGAGTAGGAGTAGTCGGTCAGAACGGCTCAGGAAAAACGACTTTGTTCAAACTAGTAAGCAGTTTGGACCATCCCGATTCTGGTTCTATTTTTATAAAGAAAAACGTCGAGATCGGGTATTTGGCACAGTTGCCAGCTCATGATGAAAATATGACAGTCATTGATGTGATATCGTCAACCTTCCAAGAGATTAAAGAAATCGAAAATCAAATACAAAAAGTTAATATATCATTAAGTGATCCAAAACAAAGTCACCACCTGGAGAAAAACCTTAATAAATTATACCTTCTTCAGGAAAAATTCGAGGACCTTGGAGGCTATTCAATAGAGTCCAAAACAAATGGCGTTTTGACAGGATTAGGGCTTGCACATCTTTCGAACAATCCATTTTACCAGTTAAGCGGCGGGGAACAGACAAAGGTAGGATTAGCGTGTTTGTTATTAAAAGAACCTGAACTGCTTCTGTTAGATGAACCTACTAACCACTTAGACATTGAAACGATGAACTGGTTAGAAAACTATCTTCAAAAGTATAAAGGTGCAGTTATCATCATCAGCCATGATCGTTATTTCCTTGATAAAGTCACCGGAAAAACCATTGATATCGAAGACGGAGAATGCACAGTTTATTACCACAGCTATTCTGGTTTTGTAAAAGAAAAAGAAAATAACCTTCTGCTAGAATTCGAGAAATATCAAGAACAACAAAAGAAGGTAAAAAAGATAAAAGAGTCGATAAAGCAACTGCGCGAATGGGGAGCACGATCTGGAAATGAAAAATTCTTTCGAAGAGCCAGAAGCATGGAGAAAGCACTTGTTCGAATACAGAATATGAAGCGACCAAAGCTGGAACGTAAAAAAGCAGCATTCGAATTTTCTTTAAATAAAAGAAGCGGTCAAGATGTAGCATTAATCGAACAAGGAAATAAATCTGTTGATGGCCGTACCATTTTAAATAATATTGACCTGCAAATAAGATTTGGAGAGAAAGTTGCACTTGTCGGAAGAAACGGATCTGGGAAAACGACTTTAATACATGCATTGCAGTCCAATGATTTCTGCAGCGGTAGCGTGAAACTAGGATCATCCGTCTCAATAGGGTATTTATCTCAAAAGGGACTTACCGCAGATCCTAATCAAACCGTACTTGATATTTTTAGAGATAGAGTCGCAATGGAAGAAGGAGAAGCACGGCATCATCTTGCAAAATTTTTATTTTACGGAGCATCAGTTTATAAAAAAGCGTGTGATTTAAGCGGAGGGGAAAGAACTCGTTTACGGCTTGCTCAACTTGTATATGAAGGATTTAACTTTTTGATACTAGATGAACCTACTAATCATTTAGACATTGATTCCCGAGAAGCTTTAGAAGCAGCGTTAGAGGAATTTGAAGGAACAATTCTCTCTGTCTCGCATGACAGATACTTTATGAACAAACTGTTCGAACGAACGCTTTGGTTAGAACAAGGAATTTTAGACACTTATAATGGAAGTTTTGATTATGCACTTGAAAAGCGTATGGAAAATTAA